In a genomic window of Streptomyces sp. SJL17-4:
- a CDS encoding ferric reductase-like transmembrane domain-containing protein, whose protein sequence is MTTEASHHPLSVPLLRLAPERLRTAILGGAGAVALLWGVQARPSARLDAFFASGAHLTGLLAGYGVLVLLLLMARVPAVEHGVGADRLARWHALGGRYVLGLIGAHALLALLGHAVHTRTDLVTATGDLLAYGAIAAATAGTALLVAVGVTSARAVRRRVRHETWRAVHLGGLLAAALGFVHQLAGPDIADSLLVRWLWAMAHGTVAVLLLWYRLVVPVRAALRHELRVVEVRDEGPGVVSVLVRGRGVARLRAEPGQFFRWRFLRRGLWSTALPFSLSAPVRDDTLRITVKALGDHTRRIRRLRPGVRVLASGPFGALTAHRRTRRKVLLLAGGVGITPLRALFETLPGGPGDVTLLYRASDAAGLVLREELESIARERQAALHFLLGRSDDSFDPLAPRALRHLVPDLAAHDVYLCGPPAMARAATAHLIRAGVPASRIHSEDFDHA, encoded by the coding sequence GTGACCACCGAGGCCAGCCACCACCCTCTCTCCGTACCGCTCCTGCGGCTCGCCCCCGAGCGGCTGCGGACAGCGATCCTCGGCGGGGCCGGGGCCGTCGCCCTCCTGTGGGGTGTCCAGGCCCGGCCCTCCGCCCGCCTCGATGCCTTCTTCGCGTCGGGCGCGCACCTCACCGGCCTGCTCGCCGGGTACGGCGTCCTCGTCCTGCTGCTGCTCATGGCCCGCGTCCCGGCCGTCGAGCACGGCGTCGGCGCCGACCGGCTGGCCCGCTGGCACGCCCTCGGCGGCCGGTACGTCCTCGGCCTGATCGGCGCGCACGCGCTCCTCGCGCTCCTCGGTCACGCCGTGCACACCCGTACCGACCTCGTGACCGCCACCGGGGACCTCCTGGCGTACGGGGCGATCGCCGCCGCCACCGCCGGCACCGCCCTCCTCGTCGCCGTCGGCGTCACCTCCGCCCGCGCCGTACGGCGCCGGGTCCGGCACGAGACCTGGCGGGCCGTCCACCTCGGCGGGCTGCTCGCCGCCGCCCTCGGCTTCGTCCACCAGCTCGCCGGACCCGACATCGCCGACAGCCTCCTCGTCCGCTGGCTCTGGGCGATGGCCCACGGCACCGTCGCCGTCCTCCTCCTCTGGTACCGGCTCGTCGTCCCCGTCCGCGCCGCCCTCCGCCACGAGCTGCGGGTCGTCGAGGTCCGCGACGAGGGCCCCGGCGTCGTCTCGGTGCTCGTCCGGGGCAGGGGAGTGGCCCGGCTCCGCGCCGAACCCGGCCAGTTCTTCCGCTGGCGCTTCCTGCGGCGCGGACTCTGGTCGACCGCCCTGCCCTTCTCCCTCTCCGCGCCCGTCCGCGACGACACCCTGCGCATCACCGTCAAGGCGCTCGGCGACCACACCCGCCGTATCCGTCGCCTCCGCCCCGGCGTCCGGGTCCTCGCCTCCGGTCCCTTCGGCGCGCTCACCGCCCACCGCCGCACCCGCCGCAAGGTGCTGCTGCTCGCGGGAGGCGTCGGTATCACCCCGCTGCGCGCCCTGTTCGAGACGCTGCCCGGCGGGCCCGGGGACGTGACCCTCCTCTACCGGGCCTCGGACGCCGCCGGGCTCGTCCTGCGCGAGGAGCTGGAGTCCATCGCCCGCGAACGGCAGGCCGCGCTCCACTTCCTCCTCGGCCGATCCGACGACTCCTTCGACCCCCTCGCGCCGCGCGCCCTGCGCCACTTGGTGCCGGACCTCGCCGCCCACGACGTCTACCTCTGCGGGCCGCCCGCCATGGCCCGCGCCGCCACCGCCCATCTGATCAGGGCCGGGGTGCCGGCCTCCCGTATCCACAGCGAGGACTTCGACCATGCCTAG
- a CDS encoding TSUP family transporter, translating into MPEISLTTLVLLCLAALVAGWIDAVVGGGGLLLIPALLLGLPNVQAAHILGTNKAVAIVGTTGAAITYVRKAPVHVWTAVRIGLAALAGSMGGAFFAAGISSDVLRPVIMVVLLAVAAFVMLRPSFGAKAEGEDRAPLTRARIVTAIVVVGGGMGLYDGLFGPGTGTFLVLALTAVLHLDLVTASATAKIVNVCTNAGALAMFAYQGSVYWQLAAVMAVFNLLGGTVGARMALSKGAEFVRGVLLFVVLSLVAKLAFDQWA; encoded by the coding sequence ATGCCCGAGATCTCGCTGACCACCCTTGTCCTGCTGTGCCTCGCCGCGCTCGTGGCGGGCTGGATCGACGCCGTGGTCGGCGGCGGCGGGCTGCTCCTGATCCCCGCCCTGCTGCTCGGGCTGCCGAACGTCCAGGCCGCGCACATCCTCGGCACCAACAAGGCCGTGGCGATCGTGGGCACCACCGGGGCCGCGATCACCTACGTCCGCAAGGCGCCCGTGCACGTCTGGACGGCGGTACGCATCGGGCTCGCCGCCCTCGCGGGATCCATGGGCGGCGCGTTCTTCGCGGCCGGGATCAGCAGCGACGTCCTGCGCCCGGTCATCATGGTGGTGCTGCTCGCCGTGGCGGCCTTCGTCATGCTGCGGCCCTCCTTCGGCGCGAAGGCCGAGGGGGAGGACCGGGCGCCGCTGACCCGGGCCCGGATCGTCACCGCGATCGTCGTGGTCGGCGGCGGGATGGGCCTCTACGACGGGCTGTTCGGGCCCGGCACCGGCACCTTCCTGGTCCTCGCGCTGACCGCCGTCCTCCACCTCGACCTGGTGACCGCCTCCGCGACCGCGAAGATCGTCAACGTCTGCACCAACGCGGGCGCGCTCGCGATGTTCGCGTACCAGGGCAGCGTGTACTGGCAGCTCGCCGCGGTCATGGCGGTCTTCAACCTGCTCGGCGGGACGGTCGGGGCGCGCATGGCGCTGAGCAAGGGTGCCGAGTTCGTCCGCGGGGTGCTGCTCTTCGTGGTGCTCTCGCTGGTCGCGAAGCTCGCCTTCGACCAGTGGGCCTGA
- a CDS encoding class F sortase has product MSNRSKGWGIAVAACVGLWLVQNGSEQVTPPVPSAAQAFAAGPSVHTDAAADPLPPSAPVRLRIPETDVDTPMMRLGLASDGSLDVPPAGNRNMAGWYEDGTPPGAKGTAIVAGHVDNADGPAVFYTLGALKKGHRIEVDRQDGRTAVFTVDAVEVYENKDFPDRKVYDEADRAEIRVITCGGGFSKKNGYQGNVVAFGHLIGVR; this is encoded by the coding sequence GTGAGCAACAGGAGCAAGGGCTGGGGCATAGCCGTGGCCGCCTGCGTCGGGCTCTGGCTCGTCCAGAACGGCTCTGAGCAGGTCACCCCGCCCGTACCGTCGGCCGCCCAGGCCTTCGCCGCCGGGCCGAGCGTGCACACCGACGCCGCCGCCGACCCGCTGCCGCCCTCGGCGCCGGTGCGGCTGCGCATCCCCGAGACCGACGTGGACACCCCGATGATGCGGCTCGGCCTTGCCTCGGACGGTTCGCTCGACGTACCGCCGGCCGGGAACCGGAACATGGCCGGCTGGTACGAGGACGGCACCCCGCCGGGCGCCAAGGGCACGGCGATCGTCGCGGGACATGTCGACAACGCCGACGGCCCCGCCGTCTTCTACACGCTCGGCGCCCTGAAGAAAGGCCACCGGATCGAGGTGGACCGGCAGGACGGGCGGACCGCGGTGTTCACGGTCGACGCGGTCGAGGTCTACGAGAACAAGGACTTCCCGGACCGGAAGGTGTACGACGAGGCGGACCGCGCGGAGATCCGGGTGATCACCTGCGGCGGCGGCTTCTCGAAGAAGAACGGCTACCAGGGGAATGTGGTGGCTTTCGGCCACCTCATCGGGGTGCGGTAG